A window of Psychromonas sp. CNPT3 contains these coding sequences:
- the fis gene encoding DNA-binding transcriptional regulator Fis — translation MFEQNIHQEALITTTSIPATGQITQKPLRDSVRQAVSGYVAQLNGQDTTELYELVLSEVEAPMLDIIMQYTRGNQTRAATMLGINRGTLRKKLKKYGMG, via the coding sequence ATGTTTGAACAAAATATTCACCAAGAAGCACTTATTACCACCACTAGTATTCCCGCTACTGGGCAAATAACTCAAAAACCATTACGAGATTCAGTTCGTCAAGCCGTTTCCGGCTACGTCGCACAACTAAATGGTCAAGATACTACTGAGCTATACGAGCTTGTTTTATCTGAAGTAGAAGCCCCTATGCTCGATATTATCATGCAATACACACGTGGCAACCAAACACGTGCAGCAACGATGCTCGGTATTAACCGTGGCACGCTACGTAAAAAATTAAAGAAATATGGTATGGGCTGA